In Methanothermococcus thermolithotrophicus DSM 2095, one DNA window encodes the following:
- a CDS encoding TIGR04013 family B12-binding domain/radical SAM domain-containing protein, giving the protein MIGFRLTAKNRYSISKIYPIVGGYLFKNLDELINSIEEINIIIYSFMTLQREEVIEEVKKIRETKKDVILIAGGPHPSGNPEDTLKIGFNHVIIGEGEITLPKLIESLKKGENVKNIIKGEPVENLDNYNETYPLSPIEITRGCPYNCRFCQTPQIFGKKVRHRSIDNIVKSVKTMGDIRFVTPNALCYGSSDGTKPNIEKLEKLLKNLYEIKNRLFFGTFPSEVRPEFVKKETLEVLVKYCDNKYLHFGAQSGSNEILKFIRRGHTVEDVLNAVDLCKEYGLIPKVDFIFGFPGENEDQRKESIDLMDYISKKNGKIHAHYFMPLPGTYFEDSKPTELDAYTFKILGKMAKKGQISGSWGHQYAKLNKYGDSTK; this is encoded by the coding sequence ATGATTGGATTTAGATTGACTGCTAAAAACAGATATAGTATTTCAAAAATCTATCCTATTGTTGGTGGATATTTATTTAAGAATTTAGATGAATTAATTAATAGTATTGAAGAAATTAATATAATTATCTACTCTTTCATGACCTTGCAGAGGGAAGAGGTAATTGAAGAGGTAAAAAAAATAAGAGAAACTAAAAAAGATGTTATATTGATAGCCGGAGGACCTCATCCCTCTGGAAATCCGGAAGATACTTTGAAAATAGGATTTAACCATGTAATTATTGGGGAAGGAGAAATAACACTACCAAAATTAATAGAATCTTTAAAAAAAGGGGAGAATGTTAAAAATATAATAAAAGGAGAACCCGTAGAAAATCTTGACAACTATAATGAAACCTATCCTCTCTCCCCAATTGAAATAACCAGAGGATGCCCTTATAACTGTAGATTTTGCCAAACCCCTCAAATATTTGGTAAAAAAGTTAGACACAGAAGTATCGACAATATTGTAAAATCTGTAAAAACCATGGGTGACATAAGATTTGTAACCCCAAATGCACTATGCTACGGTTCGTCAGACGGAACAAAACCAAACATTGAAAAACTAGAAAAACTTCTAAAAAATCTTTATGAAATCAAAAATAGGTTGTTTTTTGGAACATTTCCTTCTGAAGTTAGACCAGAATTTGTTAAAAAGGAAACTTTAGAAGTTCTTGTAAAATACTGTGATAACAAATACCTCCACTTTGGAGCTCAGAGTGGAAGTAATGAAATACTCAAATTTATTAGGAGGGGCCATACAGTAGAGGACGTACTAAACGCCGTAGATTTGTGCAAAGAATACGGCCTTATTCCAAAGGTAGATTTCATCTTTGGATTTCCTGGTGAAAATGAAGACCAAAGAAAAGAAAGTATTGATTTAATGGATTATATATCAAAAAAGAATGGAAAAATCCATGCCCACTATTTCATGCCATTACCTGGTACCTATTTTGAAGATAGCAAACCTACAGAGCTCGATGCATATACATTTAAAATCCTTGGAAAAATGGCTAAAAAAGGTCAAATTAGCGGCTCTTGGGGGCATCAATATGCAAAACTAAACAAATATGGTGATTCCACAAAATAG
- a CDS encoding gamma carbonic anhydrase family protein produces the protein MKNEQKLNKNKKAIFIAHSEIRSLRIAKNAVIVGDVELGEDVSVWYGAVLRGDVSKITIKKGSNIQDNCVIHGSKDCPTIIGEYVSIGHGAVVHGCKMGDNVLVGMNATILNGAKIGNNCIIGANALVTQNKEIPPNSLVLGVPGKVVRELTEEEIKSIRENAVNYIKLSKDL, from the coding sequence ATGAAAAACGAGCAAAAACTGAACAAAAACAAAAAAGCGATTTTTATAGCTCACAGTGAGATTCGCTCACTACGAATAGCAAAAAATGCGGTTATTGTTGGGGATGTTGAATTGGGTGAAGATGTAAGTGTATGGTATGGGGCAGTTTTAAGGGGCGACGTTAGTAAAATAACGATAAAAAAAGGTTCAAACATCCAAGACAACTGTGTGATACATGGCTCAAAAGATTGTCCAACGATAATCGGAGAGTATGTGTCTATAGGCCATGGTGCAGTTGTTCATGGCTGTAAGATGGGAGATAATGTTTTAGTTGGGATGAATGCCACTATTCTAAACGGTGCAAAAATTGGAAACAACTGCATCATCGGAGCAAATGCTTTGGTTACTCAAAATAAAGAAATACCACCTAATAGCTTAGTTTTAGGAGTTCCAGGAAAGGTTGTTAGGGAGCTCACAGAAGAAGAAATAAAATCTATAAGAGAAAATGCAGTAAACTATATAAAATTATCAAAAGATTTATAA
- the ribH gene encoding 6,7-dimethyl-8-ribityllumazine synthase: MVNLGFVIAEFNRDLTYMMEKVAEEHAEFLGADVKYKIVVPGAFDMPLAIKRMLEKDDIDAVVTIGCVIEGDTEHDEIVVHNAARKIADLSLEYNKPVALGISGPGMTRLQAEERIDYGKRAVEAAVKMVKRLKSIE, encoded by the coding sequence ATGGTTAATTTAGGATTTGTTATAGCAGAGTTTAACAGAGATTTGACCTACATGATGGAAAAAGTTGCAGAAGAACATGCAGAGTTTTTAGGAGCTGATGTAAAATATAAAATTGTGGTTCCAGGGGCTTTTGACATGCCACTCGCCATTAAAAGAATGCTTGAAAAAGATGATATTGATGCAGTGGTTACTATAGGATGTGTTATAGAGGGGGATACAGAACACGATGAGATTGTAGTCCATAATGCAGCAAGAAAGATAGCTGATTTATCATTGGAGTACAACAAACCTGTAGCACTTGGAATATCAGGTCCTGGAATGACAAGATTGCAGGCAGAAGAAAGAATAGATTACGGTAAAAGGGCAGTTGAAGCTGCAGTTAAAATGGTAAAAAGATTAAAAAGTATTGAATAG
- a CDS encoding phosphoribosyl-ATP diphosphatase, giving the protein MDVLKEVYKVVESRIKEKPENSYVSKLTTDDTKKAINKICEKIGEEAAETIIAAKDEDKREIIYESADLIFHTMILLAYFGVEYEELMDEFKRRMK; this is encoded by the coding sequence ATGGACGTTTTAAAGGAAGTTTATAAAGTAGTTGAAAGTAGGATAAAAGAAAAACCTGAAAATTCCTATGTATCCAAATTAACAACAGACGATACTAAAAAAGCCATCAACAAAATTTGTGAGAAAATAGGGGAAGAAGCTGCCGAAACTATTATTGCAGCAAAAGATGAAGATAAACGTGAGATAATATATGAAAGTGCTGATTTAATATTCCATACAATGATTCTCTTAGCATACTTCGGAGTAGAGTATGAAGAGTTGATGGATGAGTTTAAAAGAAGAATGAAATAA
- a CDS encoding CBS domain-containing protein yields the protein MDLTVVQKEILQELISIYGEKNSAVKGTEIANRLNRNPGTIRNQMQALRALNLVDGVPGPKGGYVPTSEAYRTLGLMSKEEIIVPIYKGDERVEGVYVEKIVFDTVTYEKSCSSKIYIKGDTKKFSENEIVKVGPTHHNKIVILGKVIGRDDINHILLIDVIGVASIPNILVGDIAIKDKLFWIEPDKTIRDAAELLSKENISGLPIMKDGELLGILSLHDIATAVAKGMENEKIESIMAKNPYTVSVNDAIYDALVLMEKNNVGRLIVVDENEKVVGILTRTDILELIEGTMFPKILKKLIENKKMNK from the coding sequence ATGGATCTCACTGTAGTTCAGAAGGAAATATTACAGGAATTAATATCAATTTATGGGGAAAAAAATAGTGCGGTTAAGGGTACTGAAATAGCCAATAGACTAAATAGAAATCCTGGAACTATAAGGAACCAGATGCAGGCTTTAAGGGCCTTAAATTTAGTAGATGGCGTTCCTGGACCAAAGGGGGGATACGTACCAACGAGTGAAGCGTATAGGACCCTTGGATTGATGTCTAAGGAAGAAATCATAGTTCCAATATATAAGGGCGATGAGAGGGTTGAAGGAGTTTATGTAGAAAAAATAGTTTTTGATACCGTAACCTATGAAAAATCATGTTCTTCAAAGATTTACATAAAAGGGGACACTAAAAAATTCAGTGAAAATGAAATTGTAAAAGTAGGGCCTACCCACCACAATAAAATCGTAATATTGGGTAAAGTTATTGGAAGGGACGATATAAACCACATCCTTTTAATCGACGTTATTGGTGTGGCAAGTATTCCAAATATTTTGGTAGGAGATATTGCAATTAAAGACAAGCTTTTTTGGATAGAGCCTGACAAAACTATTAGGGACGCCGCAGAACTACTTTCAAAGGAGAATATAAGTGGGCTTCCAATAATGAAAGATGGGGAACTCCTGGGGATTTTAAGTCTTCATGACATTGCCACGGCAGTTGCAAAGGGAATGGAAAACGAAAAGATAGAAAGTATAATGGCAAAAAACCCATATACTGTATCTGTAAATGATGCCATATATGACGCCCTTGTTTTAATGGAAAAAAACAATGTAGGAAGATTGATAGTTGTTGATGAGAACGAAAAAGTCGTTGGAATACTTACAAGAACCGATATATTGGAACTTATTGAAGGTACTATGTTTCCCAAAATATTAAAAAAACTTATTGAAAATAAAAAAATGAATAAATAA
- a CDS encoding ABC transporter ATP-binding protein, producing MIEIKNLHFGYDEKHDILRGVSFKVEKGELCAIFGPNGAGKSTLFKCMIGFLKPKKGGVSIGERNILKMPVEDIAKLIAYVPQEHKPPFPYLVKEVVLMGRTPHLGGIFGPKKKDVEKALEAMDVIGISHLADRPYTDLSGGQRQLVLLARALTQETKAMILDEPTSALDFRNQLKIWSMLKKLTKRGMPIVVSVHDPNHMMWFCDKVVVLHDKKIIASGEPRNVLTKEVLKTLYGNICDIKENEEGFKMITPNMQKIS from the coding sequence ATGATAGAAATTAAAAACCTTCACTTTGGTTATGATGAAAAACATGATATATTAAGAGGGGTTTCTTTTAAGGTGGAGAAAGGGGAGTTATGTGCAATATTTGGACCTAATGGAGCAGGGAAATCGACGCTCTTCAAATGCATGATTGGATTTTTAAAGCCGAAAAAAGGAGGAGTATCTATTGGTGAAAGGAACATACTAAAAATGCCTGTTGAGGACATTGCAAAACTAATTGCCTATGTTCCCCAAGAACATAAGCCACCATTTCCGTACTTGGTTAAAGAAGTTGTTTTAATGGGGAGGACTCCTCATTTGGGGGGCATATTCGGTCCAAAAAAGAAAGATGTTGAAAAAGCACTTGAAGCCATGGATGTCATCGGCATATCCCATCTCGCAGATAGACCTTACACAGATTTAAGCGGTGGTCAAAGACAGCTTGTTTTATTGGCAAGGGCATTGACACAAGAAACAAAAGCCATGATTTTAGATGAGCCAACTTCTGCATTGGATTTTAGAAACCAGTTGAAAATATGGAGTATGTTAAAAAAACTCACCAAAAGAGGGATGCCAATCGTTGTTAGTGTGCATGACCCTAACCACATGATGTGGTTTTGTGATAAAGTTGTTGTGTTGCATGACAAGAAAATTATTGCCAGTGGAGAACCCCGCAATGTTTTAACAAAAGAAGTTTTAAAAACATTGTATGGAAACATATGTGACATTAAAGAGAATGAAGAGGGGTTCAAAATGATAACACCAAATATGCAAAAAATTTCTTAG
- a CDS encoding iron ABC transporter permease, whose translation MDGNVNFEYKSKIFIIGLTGFLLLTTMLISISIGAYNVPVFEVFEVMKYHILGSGHITNNIYDTIVWDIRIPRVLIGMLIGMALATSGATYQGVFRNPLVSPFILGISAGAAFGAALSIMFSSIPFSIQFSAFIFGMVAVFGAYSLARVRGKTPLVTLLLAGIILGSFFSAMVAVFQYVATESQLKAIVFWLMGGLYHIGWKEVYGVGLLIPLGIISLMLYAWKLNIISMGDEEARALGINTERLKIILITIATFITSLSVSVAGIIGWVGLMIPHASRLIVGPDHRFLLPLSALMGGIFLIVCDTISRTITTGEVPLGIITSILGAPYLIYLLRSKKTQFFGGD comes from the coding sequence ATGGATGGCAATGTTAATTTTGAATATAAATCAAAAATTTTTATTATTGGTCTTACTGGTTTTTTGTTGTTAACTACAATGTTAATTTCCATTAGTATCGGAGCATACAATGTTCCAGTGTTTGAAGTATTTGAGGTTATGAAATACCATATTTTAGGAAGTGGCCATATTACCAACAACATCTATGACACTATTGTATGGGACATAAGAATTCCCAGAGTTTTAATAGGAATGTTAATAGGAATGGCACTTGCAACATCGGGGGCTACATATCAGGGCGTATTTAGGAACCCTCTCGTTAGTCCGTTTATATTAGGTATCTCCGCAGGTGCGGCATTTGGAGCAGCTCTGTCAATAATGTTCTCATCAATTCCATTCTCCATACAATTTTCAGCGTTTATTTTTGGGATGGTTGCGGTATTTGGGGCGTATTCATTGGCAAGAGTCAGGGGGAAAACTCCATTAGTAACCCTGTTGCTTGCAGGAATTATATTAGGTTCATTTTTTAGTGCAATGGTTGCGGTATTCCAATATGTTGCCACCGAATCTCAATTAAAAGCAATAGTATTTTGGTTGATGGGGGGTCTTTATCATATTGGGTGGAAAGAAGTGTATGGTGTTGGATTATTGATACCATTAGGGATAATTTCATTGATGCTTTATGCGTGGAAATTAAATATTATATCAATGGGGGATGAAGAAGCAAGGGCATTGGGAATAAACACTGAAAGACTAAAAATCATCCTTATTACCATTGCCACATTCATAACATCCCTATCCGTCTCTGTTGCAGGAATTATCGGATGGGTAGGCTTGATGATTCCCCATGCTTCTCGTCTTATTGTAGGTCCAGACCATAGATTTCTTCTCCCACTATCTGCATTAATGGGGGGGATTTTTTTAATTGTTTGTGATACTATTTCAAGAACAATAACCACTGGAGAAGTCCCCCTGGGAATAATAACATCAATTCTCGGAGCTCCGTATTTAATCTATTTACTGAGGTCAAAGAAAACTCAATTCTTCGGAGGGGATTAA
- a CDS encoding ABC transporter substrate-binding protein — protein sequence MNLKKLGVLLLCGMMIFTVSMCGCTSKTVADEVNPSPTAESSPTTAAEKSNVAENKDVEYKTIKDMWDREVKIKKDVKNVALIDFTGTYIKIMKIWKIDDKVVAVDNSQMKNEFLKVVCPRIESITNVGSSKELNYETLAATNPDVVIIRAFATDKERQDRYQKIIDRLNEMGIPTVLLLHPTSYEKPNVNTVWQEIEILGDIFDKQSEAKDLINYLNGKVQLVKERTKDIPEDERPNVMLFATPDYMLGPQTIQSYFLEEIVHGKNVLEEGSWVKTAPEQVLKLNPDVMIILGHGGYVSPEDVYAGKDMGFNWELVQNAKAIKEKRVGSVGTTEWRATIEFPIGLLREAKTLYPEKFADIDPDKEEIKLYKNIYGLNDDEIAEAVKAQRYYGNPH from the coding sequence TTGAACCTAAAAAAATTAGGAGTCTTATTATTATGTGGGATGATGATTTTTACGGTAAGCATGTGTGGTTGCACATCAAAGACTGTTGCAGATGAAGTAAATCCATCACCTACAGCTGAAAGCAGTCCTACAACAGCAGCAGAAAAGTCCAATGTCGCAGAAAATAAAGATGTAGAATATAAGACCATCAAAGATATGTGGGATAGAGAAGTTAAGATTAAAAAAGATGTAAAGAATGTTGCTTTAATCGACTTCACAGGAACATATATAAAAATAATGAAAATTTGGAAAATTGACGATAAAGTTGTCGCAGTTGATAATTCCCAAATGAAAAATGAATTTTTAAAAGTTGTATGCCCAAGAATTGAAAGTATAACCAATGTCGGTAGCTCAAAAGAGTTAAATTATGAAACTCTCGCTGCAACGAACCCTGATGTTGTAATTATTAGGGCGTTCGCCACCGACAAAGAAAGACAGGATAGGTATCAAAAAATCATAGATAGATTAAATGAGATGGGAATTCCTACTGTTTTACTACTGCATCCAACATCCTATGAAAAACCAAATGTAAATACAGTATGGCAAGAAATTGAAATTTTAGGAGATATATTCGACAAGCAGAGCGAAGCAAAAGATTTAATTAATTATCTCAACGGAAAAGTTCAGCTGGTTAAAGAAAGAACCAAAGATATTCCAGAAGATGAAAGACCAAATGTCATGTTATTTGCAACTCCTGATTATATGTTGGGACCTCAAACAATTCAGTCATACTTCCTAGAGGAAATAGTCCATGGGAAAAATGTCCTTGAAGAAGGCAGCTGGGTAAAAACAGCCCCCGAACAAGTTTTAAAATTAAACCCTGATGTCATGATAATATTGGGACATGGTGGATATGTAAGTCCAGAAGATGTATATGCCGGAAAAGATATGGGCTTTAATTGGGAATTAGTTCAAAATGCTAAGGCAATTAAGGAAAAAAGAGTTGGTAGTGTAGGAACTACTGAATGGAGAGCAACCATTGAATTCCCAATTGGATTATTGAGGGAAGCAAAAACATTATATCCAGAGAAATTTGCCGATATTGACCCAGATAAAGAAGAGATTAAATTATATAAGAATATCTATGGATTAAATGATGATGAAATCGCAGAAGCTGTAAAAGCACAGAGATATTATGGCAATCCTCACTAA
- a CDS encoding Nif3-like dinuclear metal center hexameric protein: MKTYAWNIINFIEEFAPKELAIEGDNIGLQVGNDLNNEVKKIGVALDPSLDVVEKAKKEKVDFLFTHHPILKDPIRTFTGVIYKKLKILMDNEIILYSAHTNLDICKNGLNDALVDLYQLENVENLYTNGLGRIGKFNGSFDELLQITKENIVKNPVVVNSEIIDDKKDLKVAVLSGYGLSQSSIKYVSEVAGVDIYISGDLIHHSKILAEELGLCVIDGGHYGTEVYGLKLFKKYMEDALGIEVISLDF; this comes from the coding sequence GTGAAGACATACGCATGGAATATTATAAATTTTATAGAAGAATTTGCTCCAAAGGAGCTCGCAATTGAAGGGGACAATATAGGACTTCAAGTTGGAAACGATTTAAACAATGAAGTTAAAAAAATAGGTGTAGCATTGGATCCATCTTTAGATGTTGTGGAAAAAGCCAAAAAAGAGAAGGTTGATTTTTTATTTACCCACCATCCAATACTAAAAGATCCCATAAGAACCTTTACAGGAGTTATTTATAAAAAATTAAAGATATTAATGGATAACGAGATAATTCTATACTCAGCACACACAAATCTTGATATATGTAAAAACGGTTTAAACGATGCTTTAGTTGATTTGTATCAGCTTGAAAACGTTGAAAACTTATATACCAATGGTTTGGGAAGAATAGGAAAATTTAATGGTTCTTTTGACGAACTACTACAAATAACCAAAGAAAATATTGTAAAAAATCCAGTAGTTGTAAATTCTGAAATAATTGACGATAAAAAAGATTTAAAGGTTGCTGTACTTTCTGGTTATGGATTATCCCAGAGCTCTATAAAATATGTATCAGAAGTAGCAGGTGTTGACATTTATATCTCCGGAGACCTAATTCATCATTCAAAGATACTTGCAGAGGAGCTCGGTTTATGTGTGATAGATGGGGGACACTATGGAACTGAGGTTTATGGATTGAAATTATTTAAAAAATATATGGAAGATGCCTTAGGTATTGAGGTAATTTCATTAGATTTTTAA
- a CDS encoding HemK2/MTQ2 family protein methyltransferase: MSPTTVEIKGILIKTHPKVYEPAEDSELLIDNLVDVKDKTVLDVGTGTGIQAINALKKGAKKVVGIDINPYSIETAKENAILNKLELNKSIFFLESDLFSSINERFDVILFNAPYLPTSEDEKLEEYLNYAFDGGEDGRKVLGRFIKEVGDYLNENGIVQIVQSSLTGEDKTIGMLEKYGFKAKKTGSMAFPFEELQVITGWRK; the protein is encoded by the coding sequence ATGTCACCTACGACAGTTGAAATAAAAGGGATTCTAATAAAAACTCATCCAAAGGTCTATGAACCAGCAGAGGATAGTGAACTATTGATTGATAATTTGGTGGATGTAAAAGATAAAACAGTCCTAGATGTTGGAACCGGTACTGGAATTCAGGCCATTAACGCATTAAAAAAAGGAGCTAAAAAGGTTGTTGGAATAGATATAAACCCTTATTCAATAGAAACTGCAAAGGAAAATGCAATATTGAATAAATTGGAATTGAATAAATCTATTTTCTTTTTAGAAAGTGACTTATTCAGCAGCATAAATGAAAGATTTGACGTTATTTTATTTAATGCCCCATATCTACCAACTTCTGAAGATGAAAAACTTGAAGAATACCTAAATTACGCATTTGATGGGGGAGAAGACGGAAGAAAAGTTCTTGGTAGATTTATCAAAGAAGTTGGAGATTATTTAAATGAAAATGGTATTGTTCAGATAGTTCAATCCTCATTAACTGGCGAAGATAAAACTATTGGAATGCTTGAAAAATATGGATTTAAAGCCAAAAAAACAGGCTCAATGGCATTTCCATTTGAAGAACTACAGGTAATTACAGGGTGGAGAAAGTGA
- a CDS encoding RNA-binding protein, which translates to MEIKRRYCMKKKELKKLKEELDNIFGKEIISKKANAEIAITDEYEMILIDNEPIAVKIEDKIYPTLKTLLNHNLDKNKVVVDMGAVKFLANGADVMAPGIVDADENIKEGDVVFVVDETHQKPLSVGIALMDGKTMKEEKKGKAIKTIHYIGDEIWKF; encoded by the coding sequence TTGGAAATAAAAAGAAGATACTGCATGAAAAAAAAGGAGTTAAAAAAATTAAAAGAAGAATTGGACAACATATTTGGAAAGGAGATAATTTCTAAAAAGGCAAATGCAGAAATCGCCATAACTGATGAATATGAAATGATCTTAATAGACAACGAACCTATTGCCGTTAAAATAGAGGATAAGATATATCCAACATTAAAAACCCTATTAAACCATAATTTGGATAAAAATAAAGTCGTTGTAGACATGGGGGCCGTTAAATTCCTTGCAAACGGTGCCGATGTAATGGCTCCAGGAATAGTCGATGCAGACGAAAATATCAAAGAAGGAGATGTTGTTTTTGTTGTAGATGAAACCCATCAAAAACCTTTATCAGTTGGAATAGCTTTAATGGATGGAAAAACTATGAAGGAAGAAAAAAAGGGCAAAGCCATAAAGACCATCCATTATATTGGTGATGAAATCTGGAAATTTTAA
- a CDS encoding ATP-binding protein: MSVKKFDLNIERILEDWELYHAIREIIANALDEQMLTQTKDIEIFKDDEDRWHIRDYGRGLKYEHLTQNENDEKLRNPNVIGKFGIGLKDALATFERKGVDVFIKSKYGDITIEKSQKHGFDDIITLHACISPPSEPEFIGTDFILTGVNDKDITKAMNLFLKFSGERILEKTKYGEILEKKGKRGKIYINGVKVSEEENFLFSYNITSLTKKIKKALNRERTNVGRNAYSDRIKKIILQCSSKTVAEKLAEDLKNYSTGNIHDELHWLDVQKHAVKILNSLDKVIFLTHDDLIHATNMVDEAKSSGYKIITIPENLKSKINGLKDVSGNAIRDLEQFMEEYNESFEYKFVELNELSPKEMEIFKTTDGIFKLIGGKPKNVREIKISETMKKEGLCFTEAAGVWEPLFGRIIIKRTQLKSLELYANTLLHEAAHATSGASDVSREFELELSRFLGLIASKALNDIK; this comes from the coding sequence ATGAGTGTTAAAAAATTTGACTTAAATATTGAGCGAATTCTTGAAGATTGGGAACTTTATCATGCAATCAGAGAAATTATTGCCAACGCTCTCGATGAGCAAATGCTAACACAAACAAAAGATATAGAGATATTTAAAGATGATGAAGATAGGTGGCATATTAGGGATTATGGTAGAGGACTTAAATATGAACATTTGACACAAAATGAAAATGATGAAAAACTAAGAAACCCAAATGTAATCGGAAAATTTGGAATAGGTTTAAAAGATGCCCTTGCAACATTTGAAAGAAAGGGAGTAGATGTGTTTATAAAATCAAAGTATGGAGACATAACTATCGAAAAATCACAAAAACACGGTTTTGATGATATTATTACCTTGCATGCATGTATAAGCCCCCCATCAGAACCTGAATTTATAGGAACTGACTTTATTTTAACAGGAGTTAATGACAAAGACATTACAAAAGCCATGAATTTATTTTTAAAATTTTCTGGAGAGCGAATACTTGAAAAAACTAAATATGGGGAAATTTTAGAGAAAAAAGGAAAACGAGGGAAAATATATATAAATGGTGTAAAGGTATCAGAAGAAGAAAATTTTCTTTTTAGTTATAATATAACATCTTTAACAAAGAAAATAAAAAAAGCACTCAATAGGGAAAGGACTAATGTTGGAAGAAATGCATATTCCGATAGGATAAAGAAGATAATATTACAATGCAGTAGTAAAACAGTGGCTGAAAAATTAGCAGAAGATTTAAAAAATTATAGTACTGGGAATATCCATGATGAACTTCATTGGTTAGATGTCCAAAAACATGCAGTTAAAATATTAAATTCATTAGATAAAGTAATATTTCTAACTCATGATGACTTAATACATGCAACCAACATGGTAGATGAAGCAAAATCATCAGGATATAAAATAATAACAATTCCCGAGAACCTTAAAAGTAAAATTAACGGATTAAAAGACGTTTCAGGAAATGCCATTAGGGATTTAGAGCAATTTATGGAAGAATATAATGAAAGCTTTGAATATAAGTTTGTGGAGTTAAATGAATTATCACCAAAAGAAATGGAAATTTTTAAAACGACTGATGGTATTTTTAAGTTAATTGGTGGGAAACCTAAAAATGTACGGGAAATAAAAATATCTGAAACTATGAAAAAAGAAGGTCTTTGCTTTACAGAAGCGGCAGGCGTATGGGAACCATTATTTGGAAGAATTATAATAAAAAGAACTCAATTAAAAAGTTTAGAATTGTATGCTAACACATTATTACATGAAGCTGCACATGCAACAAGTGGGGCATCAGATGTAAGTAGGGAATTTGAATTGGAACTATCTAGATTTCTTGGACTTATAGCTTCAAAAGCATTAAATGATATTAAATAA